A stretch of Gymnodinialimonas phycosphaerae DNA encodes these proteins:
- a CDS encoding Gfo/Idh/MocA family protein, with amino-acid sequence MTPLRLIIVGLGARARTWIQVVRANPDLEIVALCDPDPAARAKAAEQFPGLPIGADITEIIGTAADAVLLATPPGGREGQMEAACKAGLAILAEKPLSDSVVTAARFVEMAEDAGVPLIVGLNFRYLAVTQEMRRLLQSGAIGTPEFGRFIYERWRDGTQDWLNKYPLTMDHPMLWEQSIHHFDLMRYVYDTEPAHIQAHTFNPSWTMYKGDTNVSALIAFENGMSVNYQGTWQAGHDPMNFKWRTDGSEGIVEQRAMFGDLAWAKRMEPELTPIPLPEHVAWITDAEALLRSFVQGLRGETPPECTGRDHLQSLFMLEACILASCRRAAVTIDEVRALTQSKETP; translated from the coding sequence ATGACACCGCTGCGCCTGATCATTGTGGGCCTCGGTGCCCGCGCGCGCACCTGGATACAGGTGGTGCGGGCCAATCCCGATCTGGAGATCGTGGCGCTTTGCGATCCCGATCCCGCCGCGCGCGCCAAGGCTGCAGAGCAGTTCCCCGGTTTGCCGATCGGTGCGGACATAACCGAGATCATAGGCACCGCAGCCGATGCCGTCTTGCTGGCCACGCCACCGGGCGGGCGCGAAGGCCAGATGGAGGCCGCGTGCAAGGCGGGTCTTGCGATCCTTGCCGAAAAGCCGCTTTCAGATAGCGTCGTCACCGCCGCGCGCTTCGTCGAGATGGCCGAGGACGCGGGCGTGCCCCTGATTGTGGGCCTCAACTTCCGCTACCTTGCCGTCACGCAGGAGATGCGCCGCCTGTTGCAAAGCGGCGCTATCGGTACGCCAGAATTCGGACGCTTCATCTACGAGCGTTGGCGCGACGGCACGCAGGATTGGCTGAACAAATACCCGCTGACCATGGATCACCCGATGCTGTGGGAACAGTCGATCCACCACTTCGATCTGATGCGCTATGTCTACGACACCGAGCCCGCGCATATCCAAGCCCACACGTTCAACCCCAGTTGGACAATGTACAAGGGCGACACCAATGTCTCGGCGCTGATCGCGTTCGAGAACGGGATGAGCGTGAACTACCAAGGCACCTGGCAGGCGGGCCATGATCCGATGAACTTCAAATGGCGCACCGATGGATCGGAAGGGATCGTGGAGCAACGCGCCATGTTCGGCGATCTGGCCTGGGCTAAGCGGATGGAGCCGGAATTGACGCCGATCCCACTGCCCGAGCATGTCGCGTGGATTACCGACGCCGAGGCACTTCTACGTAGTTTTGTCCAAGGCTTGCGGGGCGAAACCCCGCCGGAATGCACCGGGCGCGACCACTTGCAATCTCTTTTCATGCTGGAGGCCTGCATCCTGGCCTCTTGCCGCCGCGCGGCCGTCACCATCGACGAGGTCCGCGCGCTTACCCAATCAAAGGAGACCCCATGA
- a CDS encoding Gfo/Idh/MocA family protein, producing the protein MINVGIIGASFARDAYLPAFAHIKDAQVVALASGRMESAQAAAEPYGITAVYDDWKKMLADHKLDLVCIATPTVMHAPMTLAAIAKGAHVLCEKPTAMNAGEARQMLDAARKANRLHMIDHELRFNPTRMRIAELIHGGDLGEIRHVNITNIGASWANPASRPKGDWWSDASMGGGRMGANGSHQVDMLRWWLGEPASVVGQALTVVPDRVCKHTGEAWTATSDDLSHMTLEMRSGALAQVFMSGVAAANMGNETQIFGTKGTITLSNSDEKLYFARAGQSFEDISVEDPNAALAGLNKGIWNVSVTGALQELCAAIREDRGLKQGASFVDGLRNQMVVDAVFASTKSRKWEDLDMSGAV; encoded by the coding sequence ATGATCAATGTCGGTATCATCGGCGCGAGTTTCGCGCGCGACGCGTATCTTCCTGCGTTTGCTCATATCAAGGACGCCCAGGTCGTTGCCCTCGCCTCGGGCCGGATGGAAAGCGCCCAAGCCGCGGCGGAGCCCTATGGCATCACGGCTGTCTATGACGATTGGAAAAAGATGCTGGCGGATCACAAGCTTGATCTGGTGTGCATTGCCACGCCCACGGTGATGCATGCGCCGATGACGCTGGCCGCGATCGCCAAGGGCGCCCATGTGTTGTGCGAAAAGCCCACCGCGATGAACGCGGGCGAGGCGCGGCAGATGCTGGACGCGGCGCGCAAGGCAAACCGCCTGCACATGATCGATCACGAATTGCGCTTCAACCCCACGCGGATGCGGATTGCCGAGCTGATCCACGGCGGCGATCTGGGCGAGATCCGGCATGTGAATATCACCAATATCGGCGCGTCCTGGGCTAATCCTGCGTCTCGCCCAAAGGGGGATTGGTGGTCTGATGCGTCCATGGGCGGCGGGCGCATGGGGGCCAACGGCTCTCACCAGGTCGACATGTTGCGCTGGTGGTTGGGCGAGCCCGCGTCCGTGGTGGGGCAGGCGCTGACCGTCGTGCCGGACCGGGTGTGCAAACACACCGGAGAGGCGTGGACCGCGACATCCGACGATCTGTCGCACATGACGCTGGAGATGCGATCCGGCGCGCTGGCGCAGGTCTTCATGAGCGGTGTGGCCGCCGCGAACATGGGCAATGAGACGCAGATTTTCGGCACCAAGGGGACCATCACGTTAAGCAACAGCGACGAGAAGCTGTATTTCGCCCGCGCCGGGCAATCGTTCGAGGACATCAGCGTGGAGGACCCGAACGCCGCGCTTGCAGGCCTGAACAAGGGCATCTGGAACGTCTCTGTCACCGGGGCGCTGCAAGAGCTGTGCGCCGCCATCCGGGAGGATCGCGGGTTGAAGCAGGGCGCCAGCTTCGTGGACGGCTTGCGCAACCAGATGGTCGTAGACGCGGTCTTCGCGTCCACCAAAAGCCGGAAGTGGGAAGACCTCGACATGTCAGGCGCGGTTTGA